Within Pelorhabdus rhamnosifermentans, the genomic segment CTGCCGCCCGCGCGCTGGAGCTGCCGCTGGAAGATGCCTGGCGTCCCGCGGTGCGCGCCAATCTTGAGGTCGCGCTGCGGCTGGCGAAACTGGTCGATGACTTCCCGCTGCCCGATGACGC encodes:
- a CDS encoding DUF4089 domain-containing protein, whose amino-acid sequence is MELPLEDAWRPAVRANLEVALRLAKLVDDFPLPDDAASAAIYSV